In Chitinophaga nivalis, a single genomic region encodes these proteins:
- the cobA gene encoding uroporphyrinogen-III C-methyltransferase, whose amino-acid sequence MQHIQPRLTLVGAGPGDPELITVKGLKAIQQARVILYDALSNNELLEYAPANCLRRFVGKRAGMHVYSQDEINRMIVKYALTYGSVVRLKGGDSFVFGRGQEEIAFAQQFGIATEVVPGVSSAIAVPGLNKIPVTARNISEGFWVITGTTQSGSLSRDLEHAIQANTTVVVLMGMSKLAEIAAIYEAQGKGAIPAAIIQNGTLPSQKMGLGYVADLPEIASANELHNPAIIVIGEVVRFHEAFQAIQNRITEGLKIAV is encoded by the coding sequence ATGCAACATATACAACCCAGACTGACATTAGTAGGAGCCGGCCCCGGCGATCCGGAACTGATTACCGTTAAAGGCCTGAAAGCGATTCAGCAGGCACGGGTGATCCTGTACGATGCCCTCTCCAACAATGAACTGCTGGAATATGCACCTGCCAACTGCCTGCGTCGTTTCGTAGGTAAGCGCGCCGGAATGCATGTATACTCCCAGGACGAAATCAACCGCATGATTGTAAAATATGCGCTGACCTACGGCAGTGTGGTACGCTTAAAAGGAGGCGACTCTTTTGTATTCGGCCGCGGACAGGAAGAAATTGCCTTTGCACAGCAATTTGGAATAGCTACGGAAGTGGTACCCGGCGTATCCAGTGCTATCGCGGTACCCGGTTTGAACAAGATTCCGGTTACCGCCCGTAATATCAGCGAAGGTTTCTGGGTAATTACCGGAACCACCCAAAGCGGCAGCTTATCCCGCGATCTGGAACATGCTATCCAGGCGAATACCACTGTAGTAGTACTCATGGGGATGAGTAAACTGGCAGAAATTGCGGCCATCTATGAAGCACAGGGGAAAGGCGCCATCCCGGCAGCTATTATTCAGAACGGCACCCTGCCTTCTCAGAAAATGGGACTGGGATATGTGGCCGATCTGCCGGAAATAGCTTCTGCCAATGAACTGCATAACCCGGCTATCATCGTGATAGGAGAGGTGGTGCGTTTCCATGAAGCATTTCAGGCAATACAGAACAGAATTACCGAAGGACTTAAAATCGCTGTATAA
- a CDS encoding acyl-CoA thioesterase, translating into MTLTPKRAQDSLIQMTELVLPNDTNTFGNLMGGRLMYWMDIAAALACMKHCSAPVVTASVDNISFENPIKLGNVVHIESKVSRAFNTSMEVHMRVWGEDPVQQYRYKSNEAFMTFVALDPNGNSRPVPAIIPDTEEEIRLYEGALRRRQLRLILGGKMKPQDAEELKALFIEKV; encoded by the coding sequence ATGACTTTAACGCCTAAGAGAGCACAAGACTCACTGATACAGATGACCGAACTGGTTCTGCCGAATGATACCAATACTTTCGGAAACCTGATGGGAGGCCGTCTCATGTATTGGATGGACATTGCAGCCGCACTGGCCTGTATGAAACACTGCAGCGCCCCGGTGGTCACTGCATCCGTAGATAATATCTCGTTCGAAAATCCCATTAAGCTGGGTAATGTGGTGCACATTGAATCCAAGGTGAGCAGGGCCTTTAACACTTCCATGGAAGTACACATGCGGGTTTGGGGAGAAGATCCGGTACAACAGTATCGCTATAAATCCAATGAAGCCTTCATGACCTTTGTGGCACTGGACCCCAACGGTAATTCCCGTCCTGTACCGGCCATCATTCCGGATACAGAGGAAGAAATCAGATTATATGAAGGGGCATTACGCCGCCGCCAGCTTCGCCTCATCCTGGGTGGTAAAATGAAACCGCAGGACGCAGAAGAGCTGAAAGCACTGTTTATAGAAAAAGTTTAA
- a CDS encoding 4-hydroxy-3-methylbut-2-enyl diphosphate reductase encodes MKTFNVPVIYRSPLISAIKQQRKQEDRMKKDFTPTALDFGPLKILLARHFGFCYGVENAIEIAFKTVDENPDKRIFLLSEMIHNPHVNNDLLDRGVRFIMDTAGNQLVPWEALVPDDIVIIPAFGTTIETENHLASLGIEPLKYNTTCPFVERVWNKAEQIGKKNYTVIVHGKPKHEETRATFSHSQSNTPTIVIKDIREAEQLAAFIKGEGDPETFYTLFKGQYSPGFNVATDLQRVGVVNQTTMLATETQAIADYIRQVMIATYDLTEETAGDRFADTRDTLCYATNDNQTAVTGMLQEAADLAIVVGGYNSSNTSHLVELCEEKLPTYFISAAEHMVSAHAINHWDFHHKKELHSAHFLPEKEQVTILLTSGASCPDALVEGVIRRLLSFYQLEHKADELVTI; translated from the coding sequence ATGAAAACATTTAATGTTCCAGTTATATATCGCAGTCCGCTGATCAGCGCCATCAAACAACAGCGCAAACAGGAGGACCGCATGAAAAAGGATTTTACGCCCACCGCTCTTGACTTCGGACCGTTAAAAATCCTGCTGGCCCGCCATTTTGGTTTTTGTTACGGAGTAGAAAATGCCATTGAAATTGCTTTCAAAACCGTAGACGAAAATCCGGATAAACGCATTTTCCTGCTGAGTGAAATGATCCATAATCCACATGTCAACAATGACCTGCTGGACCGGGGCGTTCGTTTTATCATGGATACGGCCGGCAATCAACTGGTTCCATGGGAAGCACTGGTGCCGGATGATATTGTGATTATCCCGGCTTTTGGTACTACCATCGAAACAGAAAATCACCTGGCATCACTGGGTATTGAACCGCTGAAATACAATACCACCTGTCCTTTTGTGGAGCGGGTATGGAATAAGGCAGAACAGATCGGCAAGAAAAACTATACGGTGATTGTACACGGTAAACCCAAACATGAGGAAACCCGTGCTACATTTTCCCATAGCCAATCCAACACGCCTACCATCGTAATCAAGGACATCAGGGAAGCAGAGCAGCTCGCCGCCTTTATCAAAGGCGAGGGTGATCCGGAGACCTTCTACACCCTCTTTAAAGGTCAGTATTCTCCCGGATTCAATGTGGCCACCGACCTGCAACGGGTAGGTGTCGTGAACCAGACAACGATGCTGGCTACCGAAACACAGGCTATTGCCGACTATATCCGCCAAGTGATGATCGCTACCTACGACCTGACAGAAGAAACTGCCGGCGACCGGTTTGCAGATACCCGGGATACCCTTTGTTATGCCACGAACGACAACCAGACCGCTGTAACCGGAATGCTGCAGGAAGCCGCTGATCTGGCCATTGTAGTAGGCGGTTATAACAGTTCCAATACTTCCCACCTGGTAGAACTATGTGAAGAGAAATTACCCACCTACTTTATTTCGGCAGCTGAACATATGGTTTCTGCCCATGCTATCAATCACTGGGACTTTCACCATAAAAAGGAACTGCACAGCGCACATTTCCTGCCTGAAAAAGAGCAGGTAACCATTCTGCTGACCAGTGGTGCTTCTTGTCCGGATGCACTGGTAGAAGGGGTTATCCGCCGGTTATTATCGTTTTATCAGTTAGAACATAAAGCAGATGAACTAGTAACAATTTAA
- a CDS encoding cyclase family protein, producing MKIVDLSKTIAYNKQDPWFMRIKIKHKSHQQSKFLIRFFLGLPARLFPKGFEGWADDKIVGMGVHAATHIDAPWHYSPTVNGAPAKTIDEIPLEWCYGEGIVVDMTHKADLEEITVADIRADLEKSGAVLKPGTIVLIRTGRDQYIGTREYPMRGAGMSAAATHWLIDQGIKVIGIDQWGFDLPLKYMAQTAKKQNRQDYFWQAHLVGQEKEYCHIEQLVNLGALPAYGFKVSVLPLKIKGASAAPARVVAIFE from the coding sequence ATGAAAATTGTGGATCTCTCCAAAACCATTGCATATAACAAACAGGATCCCTGGTTTATGCGTATCAAAATCAAACACAAGTCGCATCAGCAAAGTAAATTTCTGATCCGTTTTTTTCTGGGATTACCTGCCCGCCTCTTTCCCAAAGGGTTTGAAGGATGGGCAGATGATAAAATTGTGGGGATGGGCGTACATGCTGCCACCCATATTGATGCTCCCTGGCATTATTCTCCTACGGTAAATGGAGCACCGGCCAAAACCATCGATGAAATACCGCTGGAGTGGTGTTATGGAGAAGGAATAGTCGTTGATATGACACATAAAGCAGACCTGGAAGAGATAACGGTAGCGGATATACGCGCTGATCTGGAAAAAAGCGGAGCTGTACTCAAACCCGGTACTATCGTGTTAATCCGTACCGGTCGTGATCAGTATATTGGTACCCGGGAATACCCCATGCGGGGCGCCGGCATGAGTGCCGCTGCCACCCACTGGCTCATTGACCAGGGCATTAAAGTGATTGGTATTGATCAGTGGGGATTTGATTTACCCTTAAAATATATGGCGCAAACGGCCAAAAAACAAAACCGGCAGGACTATTTCTGGCAGGCGCATTTGGTAGGACAGGAGAAAGAGTATTGCCACATAGAACAGCTGGTTAATCTGGGCGCCTTGCCAGCCTATGGGTTTAAGGTAAGTGTGTTGCCTCTGAAGATAAAGGGGGCGAGTGCGGCGCCGGCCCGGGTGGTCGCTATTTTTGAGTAA
- a CDS encoding HD domain-containing protein, translating to MQQIIDQTVAFVKQELAGAEGGHDWWHIYRVWQLARHIAATETVNLLVVELGALLHDIADAKFHNGDENIGPAKATAFLESLSVQPEIIAHVENIIRHISFKGGNHERVFYSAELGVVQDADRLDAIGAIGIARAFNYGGFRNRALHDPAVTPNLQMTREEYKKNTAPTITHFYEKLLLLKDRMNTDTGKTLAAERHAFMELFLERFYQEWEGVL from the coding sequence ATGCAACAGATAATAGATCAAACAGTAGCTTTTGTAAAACAGGAATTGGCCGGTGCGGAAGGCGGGCACGATTGGTGGCATATTTATCGGGTATGGCAGCTGGCCAGACATATTGCCGCAACGGAAACGGTCAACCTGCTGGTGGTAGAACTGGGCGCCTTACTGCATGATATTGCAGATGCCAAGTTCCATAACGGTGATGAAAATATTGGCCCGGCCAAAGCCACGGCATTTCTGGAATCCCTGTCTGTACAGCCGGAAATCATTGCCCATGTGGAAAATATCATCCGCCATATTTCTTTCAAGGGGGGTAATCACGAACGGGTATTTTATTCTGCCGAACTGGGCGTGGTACAGGATGCTGACCGGCTGGACGCTATCGGCGCCATTGGTATTGCCAGGGCATTCAATTATGGTGGATTCCGCAACCGGGCCTTGCATGATCCGGCGGTGACACCCAATCTGCAGATGACCAGGGAGGAGTATAAAAAGAATACTGCTCCTACGATTACCCATTTCTATGAGAAATTGCTATTGCTGAAAGACAGGATGAATACGGATACGGGGAAAACGCTGGCAGCAGAAAGGCATGCGTTTATGGAATTGTTCCTCGAACGTTTTTATCAGGAGTGGGAAGGCGTATTGTAA
- a CDS encoding rhomboid family intramembrane serine protease, with protein sequence MRLIAFASKQPTPFIWAYDQLAIHVQPGEFIMKPWGLITYMFTHVEVFHILFNMINLYWFGNLFRDFLGNKRVLPLYLLGGIAGGVLYLLSYFLFAGYIGITMVGASAAVMCILVAAATLMPNYEIGLLFLGRVKLKWLAIALVVLGLISIPEGNIGGVVAHMGGALLGFLYVRILQSGTDLCKPLIWLFDAGTRREHRQQTQKIKPKKSPLKVVKKAEDNSQSRLDQLLDKINEKGYQSLSAEEKAWLDKVSKEN encoded by the coding sequence TTGCGCCTCATTGCATTTGCATCGAAGCAACCCACGCCCTTCATATGGGCCTACGATCAACTCGCCATTCATGTGCAGCCGGGGGAATTTATTATGAAGCCCTGGGGGTTGATCACCTATATGTTTACCCATGTGGAGGTTTTCCACATACTGTTTAACATGATTAACCTGTATTGGTTTGGTAACCTGTTCCGTGATTTCCTGGGCAATAAAAGGGTACTTCCTTTATACCTGCTGGGAGGTATCGCCGGAGGTGTGTTATATTTACTGAGTTATTTCCTGTTTGCCGGATATATAGGTATTACGATGGTAGGCGCTTCTGCCGCCGTGATGTGCATCCTGGTAGCTGCTGCCACCCTGATGCCTAATTATGAGATTGGGTTGTTGTTTCTGGGCCGGGTAAAACTGAAATGGCTGGCTATTGCATTGGTGGTACTGGGACTTATTTCCATACCGGAAGGCAATATCGGAGGCGTAGTAGCTCATATGGGCGGCGCTTTGCTGGGTTTCCTGTATGTACGTATCCTGCAAAGCGGTACGGATCTTTGTAAACCGTTGATCTGGTTATTTGATGCAGGTACCCGCCGGGAACACCGCCAACAGACACAAAAAATAAAACCTAAAAAATCGCCCCTGAAAGTCGTAAAAAAAGCAGAGGATAACAGCCAGTCCAGGCTGGATCAGCTGCTCGATAAAATCAACGAAAAAGGATATCAAAGCCTGAGTGCAGAAGAAAAAGCCTGGTTAGACAAAGTCAGCAAAGAAAACTGA
- a CDS encoding nitrite reductase: MQSFRTELENPIVERDIIELEKKIRLFREGSITDEKFRSLRLARGVYGQRQQGVQMVRIKLPYGKMTLQQWKRIADISDEYSTGNLHLTTRQDVQVHFVSLEKTPELWAKLEQDDITIREACGNTVRNITASDRAGIDPEEPFDITPYADAAFRYFLRNPVCQEMGRKIKIAFSSSDKDTAWTFMHDFGLIPKVKEVNGKTIRGFKVLVGGGLGAQPFLAKTAFEFLEEELLIPYIENVLRVFDRHGERSSRHKARMKFLIQKIGMEEFERLVKEEYKAVKVKQVPVDAAAWPVTVPPVPGAIPAFDIKDPKKYEAWKATNTFEQKQAGYFAAYVKVPLGNISSTISRQLITALRPAVADDVRVTANQGLLLKYILPENLPYVFNVLEAAALGEPGFDSIADITACPGTDTCNLAISSSTGIAAALEAVITDEFPDLVYNKDIKIKISGCMNSCGQHGIASIGFHGSSLKSAGKVLPALQVLLGGGIVGNGVGRVADKVIKVPSRRGPDVLRTLLHDYESNGQPAELFNEYYDRQGEKYFYELLKPLTDLASLEAVDFVDWGQAEQYATAIGVGECAGVVIDLVATLLLEAEEKLQWAAEAIAGGAYADGIYHAYSSYVQGAKALLLGAGVSCNTQTGIINDFDKHFVETGKFVFPESFKTRVLQINGNEPTERFAEQYFQEAQTFYNEAQVFRQQSNEPVQA, from the coding sequence ATGCAAAGCTTCAGAACAGAACTTGAAAATCCAATCGTAGAACGCGATATCATAGAACTGGAGAAGAAGATCCGCCTGTTTCGCGAAGGCAGCATCACAGACGAAAAATTCCGTAGTCTGCGATTGGCAAGAGGAGTATACGGCCAGCGCCAGCAGGGCGTGCAGATGGTGCGCATTAAATTGCCCTACGGCAAAATGACACTGCAGCAATGGAAACGTATCGCTGATATTTCTGATGAATATTCCACTGGTAATTTGCATTTAACTACACGTCAGGATGTGCAGGTGCATTTTGTGAGCCTGGAAAAAACACCGGAACTCTGGGCTAAACTGGAACAAGACGATATTACCATCCGGGAAGCCTGCGGTAACACCGTGCGTAACATCACGGCATCGGACCGCGCCGGCATCGACCCGGAAGAACCTTTTGACATAACCCCATACGCTGATGCAGCCTTCCGCTATTTCCTGCGCAACCCCGTGTGCCAGGAGATGGGACGTAAAATAAAGATCGCCTTTTCATCCAGCGACAAGGATACGGCCTGGACCTTCATGCATGACTTTGGACTCATACCCAAAGTGAAAGAAGTCAATGGTAAAACAATACGTGGCTTTAAAGTGCTGGTAGGCGGCGGATTAGGCGCACAGCCATTTCTGGCTAAAACAGCTTTTGAATTCCTGGAAGAAGAACTACTCATTCCGTATATTGAAAATGTACTGCGTGTATTTGACCGCCATGGAGAAAGAAGCAGCCGTCATAAAGCCCGTATGAAATTCCTTATCCAGAAAATTGGTATGGAGGAATTTGAACGGCTGGTAAAAGAAGAATACAAAGCAGTAAAAGTAAAACAGGTACCGGTAGATGCGGCCGCCTGGCCCGTTACAGTGCCGCCCGTGCCGGGAGCAATTCCTGCTTTCGACATCAAAGACCCTAAAAAATACGAAGCCTGGAAGGCGACCAACACCTTTGAACAGAAACAGGCAGGCTACTTTGCAGCCTACGTAAAAGTGCCGTTAGGCAACATCAGCTCTACCATCAGCCGCCAGCTGATTACCGCTCTGCGGCCGGCCGTGGCAGACGATGTACGGGTAACCGCCAATCAGGGTCTGTTGCTGAAATACATTCTGCCGGAAAACCTGCCGTATGTATTCAATGTACTGGAAGCTGCCGCCCTGGGCGAACCTGGATTCGACAGCATTGCTGATATCACGGCCTGCCCGGGTACAGATACCTGTAACCTGGCTATTTCCAGCAGCACCGGTATCGCGGCTGCCCTGGAAGCCGTTATCACCGACGAGTTCCCCGACCTGGTTTACAACAAGGATATTAAAATAAAAATCAGCGGCTGTATGAATTCCTGCGGCCAGCATGGCATCGCCAGCATCGGCTTTCATGGCAGTTCCCTGAAAAGCGCCGGCAAGGTATTACCGGCGCTGCAGGTATTGCTGGGCGGTGGTATCGTAGGCAATGGCGTAGGCCGCGTAGCCGACAAGGTGATCAAAGTGCCTAGCCGCCGTGGTCCCGATGTATTGCGCACCTTGCTGCATGACTACGAGTCCAACGGACAACCGGCAGAACTGTTCAACGAATACTACGACCGTCAGGGTGAAAAATATTTCTATGAACTGCTGAAACCATTGACAGATCTCGCTTCACTGGAGGCCGTAGATTTTGTAGACTGGGGCCAGGCAGAACAATATGCCACCGCTATCGGAGTAGGCGAGTGCGCGGGTGTTGTGATCGACCTCGTAGCAACCCTCCTGCTGGAAGCGGAAGAAAAACTGCAGTGGGCTGCCGAAGCCATTGCAGGCGGAGCATATGCAGATGGTATCTATCATGCCTACTCTTCCTATGTACAGGGAGCCAAAGCCCTGCTATTGGGTGCCGGGGTAAGCTGTAATACCCAAACAGGTATTATCAATGACTTTGACAAACACTTTGTGGAAACAGGCAAATTCGTTTTCCCGGAAAGCTTCAAAACACGGGTGTTACAGATTAACGGTAACGAACCTACGGAGCGTTTTGCCGAACAATATTTCCAGGAAGCGCAGACATTTTATAACGAAGCACAGGTGTTCCGTCAGCAAAGCAACGAACCGGTACAGGCTTAA
- a CDS encoding precorrin-2 dehydrogenase/sirohydrochlorin ferrochelatase family protein, translated as MEENQLFPVFFKLHRLHVLVVGGGNIGLEKTQAMLQNCPQSNITVVALDFLPDLLEIAQQYPNITLIQKSFSCGDLLGKDLVIAATNKRELNYCIWEKAKGIKVLINVADTPDLCDFYLGSVVQKGNLKIAISTNGKSPTIAKRLKQVLQEAIPDTLDEVLSKLYVIRDRLKGDFTSKVKKLNSITDVLVRPESESV; from the coding sequence ATGGAAGAAAATCAGTTATTCCCGGTGTTTTTCAAATTGCACCGCCTGCATGTACTGGTAGTAGGCGGTGGCAATATCGGGCTGGAGAAAACCCAGGCGATGCTGCAAAATTGCCCGCAAAGCAATATTACCGTAGTAGCCCTGGATTTCCTGCCCGATCTGTTGGAAATTGCGCAGCAATATCCCAATATCACCCTCATTCAGAAATCATTCTCCTGCGGCGACCTGTTGGGGAAAGACCTGGTCATTGCAGCCACCAACAAAAGAGAGCTGAATTATTGCATCTGGGAGAAAGCCAAAGGCATTAAAGTACTGATCAATGTGGCTGATACGCCTGATCTGTGCGACTTTTACCTGGGCTCGGTGGTACAGAAAGGCAATCTGAAAATCGCCATTTCCACCAATGGTAAATCACCCACTATTGCCAAACGCCTGAAACAGGTATTACAGGAAGCGATTCCCGATACCCTGGATGAAGTGCTGAGTAAGCTGTATGTGATCCGCGACCGTCTGAAAGGCGACTTTACCAGCAAAGTGAAAAAACTCAACAGTATCACGGACGTACTGGTAAGACCGGAAAGTGAAAGTGTCTGA
- a CDS encoding DUF488 domain-containing protein produces the protein MIRIKRVYDDYAESDGYRVLVDRLWPRGLSKEKAHIDEWARVIAPSDALRKWFHHESGQFAAFKTKYLAELQEQEKQAWLADLRKKARHQQVTLLFGAKDTVHNQAQVLLEVLKK, from the coding sequence ATGATCCGTATTAAACGTGTGTACGATGATTATGCCGAAAGTGATGGTTACCGGGTGCTGGTAGACCGGCTCTGGCCCAGAGGGTTATCTAAAGAAAAAGCCCATATTGATGAGTGGGCACGGGTGATCGCCCCCAGTGATGCCTTGCGTAAGTGGTTTCACCATGAATCAGGGCAGTTTGCGGCGTTCAAAACAAAATATCTGGCAGAATTACAGGAACAGGAAAAACAGGCATGGCTGGCCGACCTTCGGAAAAAAGCCAGGCATCAGCAGGTGACCTTATTGTTTGGGGCTAAAGATACGGTACACAACCAGGCGCAGGTGCTACTGGAAGTATTAAAAAAATGA
- the hxpB gene encoding hexitol phosphatase HxpB — protein sequence MLNTVIFDMDGLLIDSEPLWGLAIQEVFATVGVILSPELTHLTTGLRTREVVSYWHNYYQWEGKSAAQVTEEIIDNVIAKILATGQPMEGLEYILQFFREKGFKIGLASSSSLRLINAVLDHLDIRDYFQAVYSAEFEDYGKPHPAVYLACASALGSDPLECIAFEDSVTGMTAAKAARMTTVVVPEAHNRKDVRYSLANLQLNSLLEFNDARLHLLMK from the coding sequence ATGCTGAATACGGTAATATTTGATATGGATGGGCTTTTGATAGACTCAGAACCTCTTTGGGGTCTTGCGATCCAGGAAGTATTTGCAACGGTAGGTGTTATCCTTTCACCGGAACTTACGCATTTAACCACCGGTTTACGCACCCGGGAAGTGGTAAGCTACTGGCATAACTACTATCAATGGGAAGGCAAAAGTGCCGCACAGGTAACCGAAGAAATCATCGACAATGTGATAGCAAAAATCCTGGCCACCGGTCAGCCTATGGAAGGGCTGGAATATATCCTGCAGTTTTTCAGGGAAAAAGGATTTAAGATAGGCCTGGCCTCTTCTTCTTCCCTCCGGCTGATCAATGCAGTATTGGATCACCTGGATATCAGGGATTACTTCCAGGCGGTGTATTCTGCGGAGTTTGAAGACTATGGCAAACCGCACCCGGCGGTATACCTGGCCTGTGCCAGTGCGCTGGGCAGCGATCCACTGGAATGTATTGCCTTTGAAGATTCCGTTACCGGCATGACTGCCGCCAAAGCGGCCCGTATGACCACGGTAGTAGTACCGGAAGCGCATAACCGCAAGGATGTCCGCTATTCGCTGGCCAACCTGCAGCTGAATTCTCTCCTGGAATTCAATGACGCCCGGTTGCACTTACTGATGAAATAA
- the rpsA gene encoding 30S ribosomal protein S1, with protein sequence MSENNIANEQNAEQQVPQAEAQVETATKKTPVAVETAHDDFDWSVDKRNVSSYSKEEKEKYDLTYDGTFKVFEENSLLTGTVVGLTNTDVVINIGFKSDGLISLNEFRDLPGLKIGDEVEVLVVEKEDRDGNLHLSRKQARQKRAWEKIVEVYKTGEVVTGTVTSKTKGGLIVDVYGMETFLPGSQIDVKPVTDYDQFVGKTMEFKVVKVNETIRNAVVSHKALIESDIEQQRVDIISKLEKGQVLEGTIKNITDFGAFIDLGGLDGLLYITDISWGRISHPSEVLQMDQKINVVVLDFDDEKRRISLGYKQLTPHPWDTLPATITEGAKVKGKVVNIEDYGAFLEIMPGVEGLVHVSEISWASTPINAKEFFKLGEEYEAVVVTLSKDERKMSLSIKQLTEDPWSTIETKFPVESRHKGIVKNITPYGVFVELETGIGGMIHISDLSWIKRFNHPSEYTKVGSEIDVVILGIDKDNRKLSLGHKQIEEDPWNTFETIFPINSVHEGTVVKKDEKGATVQLQYGLEAYAPARHLRTEDEKPINVEDVKEFMIIEFDRSEKRILVSHTRVWEKAQAEEKEAVVKEKRAEADKTRKAVKNIQGKVEKATLGDLGALAELREKLKQSEGGEEKSAQ encoded by the coding sequence ATGAGCGAAAACAACATTGCTAACGAACAAAACGCTGAACAACAGGTACCTCAGGCGGAAGCCCAGGTAGAAACAGCGACAAAAAAGACGCCTGTTGCCGTTGAAACTGCCCACGATGATTTTGACTGGAGCGTGGATAAACGTAACGTATCTTCTTACAGCAAAGAAGAAAAAGAAAAGTATGATCTGACTTACGATGGTACTTTCAAAGTGTTTGAAGAAAACAGCCTGCTGACTGGTACTGTAGTTGGATTAACCAACACAGACGTGGTGATCAACATCGGTTTCAAATCCGACGGTTTGATCTCCCTGAACGAATTCCGTGATTTACCAGGTCTGAAGATCGGTGATGAAGTGGAAGTACTGGTAGTAGAAAAAGAAGACCGCGATGGTAACCTGCACCTGAGCCGTAAACAGGCTCGCCAGAAACGTGCATGGGAAAAAATCGTGGAAGTTTACAAAACAGGCGAAGTGGTTACTGGTACTGTTACCAGCAAAACCAAAGGCGGCCTGATCGTGGACGTATACGGTATGGAAACATTCCTGCCAGGTTCACAGATCGATGTAAAACCAGTTACCGATTACGACCAGTTTGTTGGAAAAACAATGGAGTTCAAGGTGGTGAAAGTAAACGAAACCATCCGCAACGCTGTCGTTTCTCACAAAGCGCTGATCGAAAGCGATATCGAACAACAAAGAGTGGATATCATCTCCAAACTGGAAAAAGGCCAGGTATTGGAAGGTACCATCAAGAATATCACCGACTTCGGTGCGTTCATCGACCTGGGTGGTCTGGACGGCCTGCTGTATATCACCGATATCAGCTGGGGCCGTATCTCCCATCCGAGCGAAGTACTGCAGATGGATCAGAAAATCAACGTTGTTGTGCTTGACTTCGATGACGAAAAACGTCGCATAAGCCTGGGCTACAAACAACTGACTCCACATCCGTGGGATACTTTACCAGCTACTATCACCGAAGGTGCTAAAGTAAAAGGTAAAGTTGTGAACATCGAAGATTACGGTGCATTCCTGGAAATCATGCCAGGTGTTGAAGGTCTGGTTCACGTATCTGAAATCTCCTGGGCTTCTACCCCAATCAATGCTAAAGAATTCTTCAAATTAGGCGAAGAGTACGAAGCAGTGGTAGTTACCCTGAGCAAAGACGAGCGTAAAATGAGCCTGTCTATCAAACAACTGACTGAAGATCCATGGTCTACTATCGAAACTAAATTCCCTGTTGAGAGCCGTCACAAAGGTATCGTGAAAAACATCACTCCTTATGGCGTATTCGTTGAACTGGAAACCGGTATCGGTGGTATGATCCACATCTCTGACCTGAGCTGGATCAAACGTTTCAATCACCCAAGCGAGTACACTAAAGTAGGTAGCGAAATAGATGTAGTAATCCTGGGTATTGACAAGGATAACCGCAAACTGAGCCTCGGTCACAAACAGATCGAAGAAGATCCTTGGAACACTTTCGAAACTATCTTCCCGATCAACTCCGTTCACGAAGGAACTGTTGTGAAGAAAGACGAAAAAGGTGCTACTGTTCAACTGCAATATGGTCTGGAAGCTTACGCTCCTGCCCGTCACCTGAGAACAGAAGACGAAAAACCAATCAACGTAGAAGACGTGAAAGAATTCATGATCATCGAATTCGATCGCAGCGAAAAACGTATCTTGGTTTCTCACACCAGAGTATGGGAAAAAGCACAGGCTGAAGAGAAAGAAGCAGTAGTGAAAGAGAAAAGAGCTGAAGCGGATAAAACCCGTAAAGCAGTGAAAAACATCCAGGGTAAAGTAGAAAAAGCTACTTTAGGTGATCTGGGTGCTTTAGCTGAACTGAGAGAAAAACTGAAACAATCTGAAGGCGGCGAAGAAAAAAGCGCGCAGTAA